CTTGAGTCAGTGCTAAGTGACACCTATGCACTGAATCCTCAGCAGGTGCAccaccctctcctctctccatgtCCCTGAGTGACCCAGCACCACATTCTAGCGCTGCCCTGGTGCCAGCGGCCGCAAATTAGACACCAGCACCCCCTCCTGATATGCACTTCCCTGTCCTGCATCCATTATTTTTAGCTGGGATACAAGCCTCCATCTACACTTAATATGGGAAAAGAGTTCCTCATATTCGTAGCCACCTCTAAATCCATCATATCACTGTTTCTTTAGTTGGTGCAAAGCGGACAGGCtcaagaaacaaacacacacacacacacacacacacacacacacacaaacaaacacatcccatccttctttgtctctttattCCTTGCTTTTGCACCAACTCTCTTCACTTCCATCATGTCTTCTCTTGTTCTCAGTGGatagggagagaaagagagtacgTTGGTCCTCATCTCCTCACTCCACCCACTTTTACAGGTCTGCGCACACActcaagctcacacacacacacacacacacacacacacacacacacacacacacacacacgtacaaagcTGTCACCCCAGCAACCACAGTGACCCCCACCTCATCTTTCCCAGTTACACCCCACGTAGACATACATTTGCACCTATGTCAAACTTAGCCCAACCCCTTTTTGCACCCTGTGCCCCACTGCCAGTTGCAAGAGTTGGTCTTGCTCTCTTCTGGGTGACGCGGATTGGAAAGGGTTCTCCATACTTTTacctattttgtttttttttgctgtcccttttttacttgtaaagaaaactgtgaATACGTCTACATTATCTTAGAGAGGAGCCATGAAGTGGACCTGGGTGCTTGTGGCAGTCTTGCTGTCCTTTGGGGGGCTATCACTGGGCAAGGAGAGCTTAGACTTCCCAGAGTATGATGGCAAGGACCGTGTCCACGACCTCAACGCCAAGAACTATAAGTCTGTGATGAAGAAGTACGATGTTATGGTGGTGTACTACCATGACCATCCCGGCTCCAGCCGCGTCGCCCAGAAACAGTTTGAGATTGAGGAGCTGGCCCTTGAGGTGGGTTGAGATGGGAACTATGGGTTTAATAAGGAGGACTGCTTGCTGATGAGAAAGCTGGATTCACATTGCAAAGCACACAGAAACATCACACAGTATTTAACTCCAACTTGCTACTTGGTTGGAGGCTCTAGTTTTATTTGCATGCACAGAATATGAATCATGCAGATGTGTGTGACAGTATACTGCTGGTAGAGGGCTTAGGTACATATGAAAAGagattattattcattttaaatgggTAAGGAAGGAGTATAATTGTTAACAAAGACATATTTTTAATATGTGTTAAATGTGGAATTGAACACGGGGGTAGTTATCATGGGAAAGTGATGCTACAAGATGGAAAATAGCTTTGCTGGATTCAGAAATGCTTATTGGTGAAGTCCCAAAAATGTGTCACAAGCCTCTGCTGTGTATTGTCAATATCGTCCACCCAAAGAGCTGAGCTGTGAGGACTCAAGATATAATTTATTCTGgcaaaggctgtgtgtgtgtgtgtgtgtgtgtgtgtgtgtgtgtgtgtgtgtgtgtgtgtgcgtgcgtgcgtgcgtgtgtgtgtgttcattcgtgtgttgtgtgtgtgatgtaggctacttaacACACCTCTATCAGCATGTCTCAGGTCTCCTGTCAGCCTGGATACTCAGCAGTTCCATCACATTTCTCACAGAGAGACATTACATCACCATTGAGCAAGCTTTCAGTATCAGCTCACAAACACATCAAACCACAACTGACCTGGGTCAGTTGTCAGGTTACTTAAAATATCAAATGTCACATATTCATACACTGCATTTTCTAGGAAAAGTTATACTTGCATTTGTTGAAAGTTGCAGTTCTATAAAAAGTAATAGGGGTGATGACTGATTTATCAAATATATACACTGGAtcatgaggcttttacagcatTTGGCATGACcactacacagtgtacagtAAAGGCTGCTTCCTTATAAACCTGATGCTTTTTTATGTTTCAGGAGAGCTGTAAGCATTTTAGAACTCACAGGCACACAAAAAACTCTTGGCAATTACAACCATATTCAAAAACAGATTTGGGCATCATGTGAGTGGGATGACACTAAAGGATAAGTATTCAACACTCAACAGTCCCTACCACAGCTGTGATCGTACCAAGTTACACAAATTAACAtggaaagaattaaaaaaaactaactaaattaaTCAAACAACAAATTACTGATATATCTTGTCATGTAAGTTCAACACAATTAATGAAATGGGAaggaaaataatattaatagaTAATTATAGAAAGGAAAACATTAATACATGTTGCTCCACTGAGCATATCACATCATCAACACAGCCTTTGGTGTCTCTGTATGGGAGTGTTAGGGCTCGGTCTTAGGACTGGAGGTCAGCACTGGAGGTTCTGGCTCCAATAGTGTCGGCTCAGCTCTGCGCTGTGATTGACACTTGCAGTACTGTACTTGTCAGCGGATCCCAGAGCAATGAGCATCACTGCCACCTCGCCAAAATAGTCCCTGGGCTGGTGTGGCTTCTGGCGCTATATTTATCCCTAGCTGCTTTTGTGGTGGGTCGAGCTCCCTGAAGGCTTGTGTTTCTCCTTATGAATGTATTATGATTTACATTTGATGAGAATCTATTATTAGTAACAGACAGCAGCAAAGCGCTCAACATTTTGGAGGTCAAGGCACtgttaagttaaatgaaatATGAGATGATGGGAGTGATGAAGTCATAATTAGGTGTTTTTTCCCTTTGTTTAACGAAAAAACATATTGTTAAGGTGGTTTAACACTGTTTATTATTACACTATGATATTTTTTGCCATGTTTCCATTTACTATTAAATGCTCACTGTCCATGAAAACAGATAAGTATCCTGTGttgtgtagtgtttttttttcttctcagtgAACAAATACAACGTGGtagtgtttaaaaatgaaattgtaTACATCTGCTGTGTATTTTGCGTGTTGTTTAGTTGGAAAACATCAAATCAGATCAGATTGAGGCTATGCAATCCCATCCCAGATACTGAGGCTGTTGGTTTAACTTTACATGTAGTTAGGGAGGTTCAGTTACTCCTGACGAAATTATATCAGCCACATTACTGCAGATGCACCAATGTAAAAACAACTTTGCATATATTAGCCTgtaggactctgatgaagatgtaaccttACATCGAAACGTGAgtcactgttttaaaaaaaacaaaactataaaGTAAGAAGAcgtctgtgttgcaccggcaattttttgttactttatataTTAGCTTGTATGACATGCAGATATGAAGCTATGAAATAATTTTCATATTGTATCTATAAACAACTGCAGAAAATAAGATGACACCATGATAACTAGGGagaaatcaaatgtatttatattacaTATTCAAATCAAGATAAACAACCTCCAATGTATCTATGCAAATGCACATATTTATCTCTAATTTACCTCTCACTTTATTTATTGGTTTTATTAAAGTGTTTAcacaggaaatggaaaacaatTGGCAAATTACCAGTATAAATAACCAGTGCTTAATCTCTTTATCAGaatttattttcatatgtatCCTTCAGTTGCTTGGATAGTGTGAAGCCTTACTCACCTCAATCACTTGGCCTTTAAAAGCTTATTTTAGCCTTCTTAAATGCCAAAAGGGTGGGATCTGCAACAAAATATAATGCAATGCATATAAAAGTCACAGTAAAAccaaaatactgtacttttataCAATGTATGTATAATTTTAAGCATATACTTGCATTATATGTAAAGGTATGCTTTGCATGTATTTTATCTCACCTGCTGCTAACTTACAAACTCACTAACCAAACTGCCTCACTGTGCCCCACCCATCTGCAGCTCCAATCaaattcaaagaaatgccaacaattATCTGCACAACAACCTGCAGGACACACTGGTTAAACTACTGTATTTATGCCAGTAAAAGCAGCTGCTCAAGATGTctgacacgtgtgtgtgtgtgtgtgtgtgtgtgtgtgtgtgtgtgtgtgtgtgtgtgtgtgtgtgtgtgtgtgtgcgtgcgccttTTACCCTCCCTAACACACTGAGACAACCCTCAaaccaggctgtaaacatggCACTGCCATTGGTGGAACCAACTGTCAGTCATGAGGTTCAAGTTTCATACAGATTTAGAAAGTGCACAAGCAGAGCTATGAAAAGCAGGCTTTTATGGTAATGAAACTAATAAGTGAGACAACTTTATCAAAAAAGGTATACGTGTGCATGATATGGACTGTAAATCTGCTTCACACTTATGCAGGCCATGTTTTATGGACTAAAATGACAAATCATGTCCTCAGTTATATGACAGTGTCTTTGTTTTACAGCTTGTAGCCCAGGTCCTGGATGAGTTTGATGATGAGGATATTGGAGTCGGCCTCATTGATGCAAAGCACGACAAAGTCGTTGCGAAGAAATTAGGTAAACACTCAACAAAATCAACACAGCTGCAGACACTTGTAACTTAGGTCATTATGCAAAATGAGACTAGCCAGTACCAGTATCTCAGCCATTTGTCAGAATCAAACTATTGATCTAATGGCTAAATATTTTGTACTAACCTGTAGTGATAATGTAGCTCTCAGTTGAATGTGGATGTGTGAATTGTCTAATTAGCATATGTGACCTTTGCTCTGGTCGGGGCTTCTTCTCTTTTCCCCCAGACCTTGATGAGTCCGACAGCGTCTACATCTTCACAGACGATGAAGTCATAGAATATGATGGCGAGTTTGCAGCAGACACTATCGTGGAATTCATCTATGATGTTCGTGAGGATATAATCTCCCAGTTAatatcttgttttatttcacCAAAAAACGTCTCTAAATCCCAGTTTGCTTTCTTTGAAGATGATACAGAATCTGACTCTGggttcttcttttctctgtcaccTTCAACTCCattgtcttccccctttctcctcCATGACCCTCCTTTTTCCTTCATAGGTTCTTGAGGACCCAGTGGAAATTATTGACAATAGTAGGGAACTGAAAGGCTTTGAAAACATCGAAGAGGACATCAAACTGGTGGGCTACTTTAAGAGTCACAAGTCAGAACGTAAGAATCTGTACTGTGATGGCATGATAACCTGTTTCAATTTGTGTTTTACAGTTGCTTTTCAACATAATTGCTCATGATTGCATTTCTTGCAAGTGCAACAGAGACCAGGCTCAGGTTGCTTGATTTAACTTTGAGCTGCAGACTGATTTAATTTTTAAGGTGATTTTCAAGTGAGCACGCTAGGAGCTACATTAATGATGAGAGCAATAAGTCAACATTCTTAGATATTTCATACAGGAGCCGATCTACTGAAACAACTTCATGGATGCCTATAAAATTTCAGATTTTGAGGCTTTTGCCGATGCTGCTGAAGAGTTCCATCCTCACATCAAGTTCTTTGCCACATTCAGTCCCAAGGTGAGTAATAAAGATCATTATCTTAAGTTTGACCTGACACACTTAAAACACCATAATAAGGTAGAATATAAATGAGTGttggaaaatatatttaaaactaGATGTATATAATTAGGTGCTTACAGTGGgtttattaaagttttttttttaatttatttgattaGATATTGTATCTGTAAATAGCggttttcaataaaaatgtatggAATTTGACAATACATATCTTTAAAGGCTGTTTTCTCAAAAGGAGTTTTtagaaatctccacttcagtacACTTTTCAGAGGGTTTTGTTTATGTCATTTAAAGACGGATTTATATAAGAtaagaagcctttattgtcattatattacaatgaataaaacaaaattgtGAGAGAAACTATATTGCACACATCCCTACATAACATAAAAGCAACAACATTCATTCAACAGCCAACAttcattatataataaatacattgcACAGTTGTCAATGATATAATATTGCACAGATCAGTAAAATGAATTGTAAAAAGCActaataaaatgcaataaaatgtgaaatatgggGCGGAGAGTCATTATGTGTGTAGATTTAGAGTCTGGATGGCCTTTGGAAAGAAAGTGTTCATTAGTCTGGTGGTTCGTGTTCTGATGCTCAGTTCTAATCCTTTGGTCGTGTGTTACAGGTTGCCAAGGCTCTGGAGCTGAAGCTCAATGAGGTAGACTTCTATGAACCCTTCATTGATGATCCAGTGGTCATCCCAGGAAAACCTTACTCTGAAGAGGAGCTGGTGGAATTCATTGAAGATAATGACAGGCAAGTCCCATTAATGTTATGCTCCAACGATATCATGAGGTAAATGCCCAACCGTctataatgaaaaacaaaacctgtaacatcttattcctctgtgcttTTCAAGACCAACCCTGAGGAAGCtgcagccacacaacatgtacGAGATCTGGGTAAGAACTTTTGACACCAGAACAAACTAACCCAAATGTCTTCTATGAGGAGGCTTTGATGAGATTACAACTCCAGAACTGTTTTTGAATTTCCTGAATTTGTAGCTTCAACAAATTCACCCCAGTAGGTTCAGTGTGTCTTTATTCTTTCCACAGGATGACGATGTTGAAGGTGAACATATCATTGCTTTTGCAGAGGAGTCTGACCCAGGTAAAGGAACCCCGAATGAATTGTAAACATTACTGACAGAAACACCACAAAATGATTACCAGTCACCAATAGCAAATCTAGAAAGTGTTACGTGTGGCAGCAAAGGGGTTGGAGGAGGTTTTTGCATGGTGGTTACGTAATTTAATTAGACTGTCCCTTGCAACTATACAGCATTTCTGCAGGTGAATGAAGGAGAAGTCATAAAAATGATCTGCAAATAGCAATTACCACCATTTTGCCACCCTGTTGATTCACCTCTATAATAGTTTAGTTATAGTTGCACTGTTGTCTTCTCCACTCCTTAGATGGTTTTGAGTTCCTTGAGATCTTGAAGGAAGTTGCTGAGGATAACACAGACAACCCTGACCTCAGCATTGTCTGGATTGACCCTGACGACTTCCCCCTGGTAAGAATCCAACATGTATATAATGGAAATCAGAGAAACTCCATTAGGTTCTCCTTGACTCACAGTCAACTGAGACTTAATGACTAAGCTTTCTGAAACATATTCTTCACAAATGTCAAAGACATTTATTTGATTGACACTTGCTGATAACAAcagaattaatcaaaattatttgTGTTAATTTTCGCTGCAGCTTCTGCCACACTGGGAGAAGACTTTTGGAATTGACCTGTCCTACCCACAGATTGGTGTTGTTGATGCTGGTGATGTGAGTAATGTTTTTGGTACTTTATTCATAGAGTGCctgttatttgtgtgttttgccGCCCTctgttatacatatatatttagaCGTAGACCATtagtttgtggactgccgttttgaagcaTGTTTTGAAGGCTGTGGTTTGCTTTTTGTCCATCaccatcttggtattttggagccaggAGTGACTATATTTGGACAAGAAGGTGAAGTTGGCGAGGATGATGCGTTGTTTATAGCTttaatagtctcgcattgccagattgtctggctagtccacacaacattacGCGATGGGTGaaaaacgtactctggtttattggcatttctttaaaccaatcacaatcatcttgggtggcgctaagcaccagacggagcaacggtgcctcttcaaaatagcctcaggaaggaccttgttttggtggaacgcgcatgttcaaaggttgttttagtcgtgcaacagaaaactcagattggacaggtagtctagctagccgtctggatttaccctgcagagatctgaggagcagttaaccatagtcctcataaatccaccagagtttattaaaatgccaacacaaagaaagcggaaggtgacggacatccggccgaaatgagggacatccggcggaatttctggcagcacctgaacaatcccgtaaatgaaacgtcggCGATATAGACTATGGCTTCAATGGCGCTGTGCTAAGTTAAATGCTAAGAGGGAAAATTTCAACCTGCTGATTGTTGTTTTGTAAATGGGGTCCTCTTTGTGCtggcgccattcatctgcatgtacggcagtacaCAGAGCGGGTTGAAAATCaacaaactttcccttaagttaccagctaaggCTAGCGCTAGCTTTGGTTGAAAAGGTGCGACCAAACTCTGAACAAGACataccaaaatgttccaattaactttgatgaagtgaaaacacacagtgagagggttaAGGTTTTAAGACAAAAATATGGACAacaccccaaaacaagttcacgtCTATTTCGAAATATAATAGAATGttggtttaaggcacttccgcattggcttcacttttcagactgGGAAGGGGGGCTAAGCCACGCCCACTCATCCCTGTGTGACCTCTCCACAGTCAGAGCTACAGAGTTCGCAGATGTCTTTTTAGGAGCtggaaggggggagggggggcttgGAGATAAAAGCTGGTACCATATACATCACCTGGCACCAGGTCAGCCAATAGCTAAATTCATTTGCAAATAGGCGGGTTTCAACCAGTAGAGGTCAGTTGCTAtgcatatttacacaatatGTAGAATTCAAATAGTTTGCACAAAAATGTCAAGATTTGATTCTGAATACATAAACAACTCTACAAAATAAACACTGGTTTtttatcaaaaacaaaaagggggGTTTAGGGGTTTAGTTACTCTGTAAGGCTTTCACCTCCTCAGAGATTTTCTcagttgttttatttgttcttcTTCACTCTGCAGGCTGACAGCGTGTGGTTGGACATGGATGAAGGTGACGACTTGCCATCTGTAGATGAGCTGGAGGACTGGATTGAGGATGCTCTGTCAGGTAAAATCGATCctgatgacgatgatgacgatgacgacgatgacgatgatgacgatgatgacgacgacgacgacgacgatgacgacgacgacgatgatgatgacgacgacgatgacgatgatgatgatgatgatgatgatgacgacgacgacgatgacgacgatgatgatgacgacgacgacgacgacgatgacgatgacgatgatgatgacgacgacgatgatgacgatgatgatgatgatgatgatgatgacgacgacgacgacgatgatgacgatgatgatgatgacgatgacgacgatgatgatgacgatgacgaCGACGATGACGACGATGATTATTAAATCATTAAGTCATAATTGACTCTTCAAGTCTGACCAATGCAGTTTCAAGAGTCAACATCATTCACTCTGTCaaatcatcatcttcttttgtAACTAGTTCTCATGTTGAACTCATTAGTCCATTTTGATATCTCATGTTGAACTCGTCAGTCCATTTTGATATCTTATCTTTTCATCATCCTCTCTCTGCATCTACCAGAATATTCCACTACACGTTTATCCCTTTCCCCTACATATTCACTAATCCTCTCTGTAACAAAGTACTTTCTAAAATAAGATCCCACAGTACACATGTGACTGTCTggtacaataaaaaaagaaattctttcAAAACCTTGCCATCTACTACTAttgatttttatattattaaagtTTGTATTTTCCAAAGTACTGGAGGAGTTGCAATGTTGTATGTACTATGTCTAAGTCCATCTGTGGAGTCTCTTCCAGTCTGAATGTGTTTTGTCTGTTCACTTACTTTCTCGTTTGCCCAAGCATCGAAACAACTGAAGTCAGACCCAAGGGTGCTAGAAGGTTTTCTGATGGGTCTTATGCTGTACACTGAAAGTGCTGTACATCATATGGATGTTTTCTACGATGATGAAATATGACAACAGCCATATTCTATTTTTGTAACAAGAGgaatttaactgtaaagtcTTAAATAAAAGACCGCTTGGACAGAAAAAACATTGCTGtacagtttttttaaaagtgcgcgtgtgtgtgtaaaatctaAATTTCAATCATTTAGGCCatatatccgttgccttgggctttctttgtgttggcattttaaactctggtggatttatgaggactatggttaactgctcctcagatctctgcagggtaaatccagacagctagctagactatctatccaatctgagttttctgttgcacgactaaaacaacctttgaacatgcGCGTTCCGCCAAAACAAggtccttcctgaggctattttgaagaggcaccgttgctccgtccagtgcttagcaccgcccaagacgattgtgattggtttaaagaaatgccaataaaccagagcacattttttctcccatcccggaatgatgcgtggactcgccagaccctcctccacagcgctgtggagggaggtctggcaatgcgagactatgttcAGGCTAACAGCTAACTGCAGCTTCCTGTAGTGTGTTAGCCATGCTGCCGAGTACTGG
This is a stretch of genomic DNA from Sander vitreus isolate 19-12246 chromosome 12, sanVit1, whole genome shotgun sequence. It encodes these proteins:
- the casq1a gene encoding calsequestrin-1a, producing the protein MKWTWVLVAVLLSFGGLSLGKESLDFPEYDGKDRVHDLNAKNYKSVMKKYDVMVVYYHDHPGSSRVAQKQFEIEELALELVAQVLDEFDDEDIGVGLIDAKHDKVVAKKLDLDESDSVYIFTDDEVIEYDGEFAADTIVEFIYDVLEDPVEIIDNSRELKGFENIEEDIKLVGYFKSHKSEHFEAFADAAEEFHPHIKFFATFSPKVAKALELKLNEVDFYEPFIDDPVVIPGKPYSEEELVEFIEDNDRPTLRKLQPHNMYEIWDDDVEGEHIIAFAEESDPDGFEFLEILKEVAEDNTDNPDLSIVWIDPDDFPLLLPHWEKTFGIDLSYPQIGVVDAGDADSVWLDMDEGDDLPSVDELEDWIEDALSGKIDPDDDDDDDDDDDDDDDDDDDDDDDDDDDDDDDDDDDDDDDDDDDDDDDDDDDDDDDDDDDDDDDDDDDDDDDDDDDDDDDDDDDDDDDDDDDDDDDDDDDDDDDDDDDDY